A genome region from Mycolicibacterium litorale includes the following:
- a CDS encoding Hsp70 family protein yields the protein MASLSMKVGSEIFAAVTDTSAAQSQPVNAVRRQAVLVWRSGQGPELRAPGVFGVPADVEVAGFVDRVDDPVEVVASDGTPRRGADLVALAIEYLVRYSSGAVEGRPDIAICHPSHWDSNAVNAFGSALRRAGLGHAKLVPEILAVLARTRQMRGVPSGGPLAVYDLGGNGLSLSLADARTLAPIGPTVRNTDFGVAQADYAILRHVLALVEESAADLDLDDSGVVRQLGDLRDQCRIAKETLSTETATVIDVDLAGFADGIRLVRSELQELIRQPIEHSAELVEELLRVNGIDRRSLSAIVLSGGGGAIPLVAEFLSSRFRVPILRDQDPALTSVLGAMSAQPPLLRAASPPPTPPPEMPPVANRQHAHPPLTRPQGPVIERLDPSGTAGTPAPQVRPRPNPGPTGAASGSFPPPPPPFRTSERQPASTHTTRPRNRSSRKSIPLLITTAVAAFFLVGLLATMFVGPAENTSNTITSTTTTPPTTTITTTTQNSEVTSGGDGVTATPKQCPSGTKAENGTCVPIAAPCEPPSQIVDGVCVTPPVCEPPNELIDGVCQPPVIECPPPGEVVDGVCLTTTPPSSSTTSSPPTTTPPSPQETNNQTSSVVPQEISQPTTSDPSPDSVP from the coding sequence ATGGCGTCGTTGAGCATGAAGGTCGGGTCGGAGATCTTCGCAGCAGTCACCGATACGTCAGCGGCGCAGTCTCAGCCAGTGAACGCGGTACGCCGGCAGGCGGTGCTCGTCTGGCGGTCCGGACAAGGGCCCGAACTGCGCGCGCCGGGGGTGTTCGGTGTGCCCGCCGACGTTGAGGTCGCAGGTTTCGTGGACCGGGTCGATGACCCGGTCGAAGTCGTCGCCTCCGATGGGACGCCGCGTCGCGGGGCAGACTTGGTGGCCCTCGCAATCGAGTACCTCGTGCGGTACTCCTCTGGGGCAGTCGAGGGTAGGCCGGACATCGCGATCTGCCACCCCAGTCACTGGGACTCCAATGCTGTCAACGCGTTTGGGTCGGCACTGCGGAGGGCTGGCCTTGGCCACGCCAAACTGGTGCCTGAGATATTGGCCGTCCTGGCGCGCACGCGGCAGATGCGCGGCGTTCCCAGTGGCGGGCCCTTGGCCGTCTACGACCTTGGCGGCAACGGGCTGAGCTTGTCCCTGGCCGATGCGCGCACGCTGGCACCGATCGGCCCCACCGTGCGCAACACCGACTTCGGGGTCGCGCAAGCGGATTACGCGATCCTGCGGCACGTACTGGCGCTGGTCGAGGAATCGGCCGCCGACCTCGATCTGGATGACAGCGGGGTGGTGCGCCAACTCGGCGATCTGCGAGACCAGTGCCGCATCGCCAAGGAGACGTTGTCGACGGAGACGGCCACGGTCATCGACGTGGACCTTGCCGGTTTCGCTGACGGGATTCGACTGGTCCGTTCAGAGCTGCAGGAACTCATCCGTCAGCCGATCGAACACAGCGCCGAATTGGTCGAGGAGCTGCTGAGGGTCAACGGTATCGATCGACGTTCGCTGTCGGCGATCGTACTGTCGGGCGGTGGCGGGGCGATCCCTCTGGTCGCGGAATTCCTGTCGTCACGATTCCGGGTACCGATACTGAGAGACCAGGATCCAGCACTCACATCGGTGCTCGGCGCGATGTCGGCGCAGCCGCCACTGCTGCGGGCGGCATCGCCACCGCCGACACCACCACCCGAGATGCCACCTGTGGCCAACCGGCAGCACGCGCATCCGCCGCTCACGCGTCCGCAAGGTCCTGTGATCGAGCGGCTCGATCCCTCAGGAACCGCCGGTACGCCCGCGCCTCAGGTTCGGCCTCGACCGAACCCGGGTCCCACAGGCGCAGCAAGTGGCTCATTCCCGCCGCCGCCACCACCCTTCAGGACCTCAGAACGTCAACCCGCGTCGACGCACACCACACGTCCGCGCAACCGCAGTAGCCGCAAGTCGATCCCCCTGCTCATCACCACCGCGGTCGCAGCGTTCTTCCTCGTGGGCTTGCTCGCCACGATGTTCGTGGGCCCTGCGGAGAACACGTCGAACACCATTACGTCGACAACGACGACACCGCCCACGACGACCATCACGACCACCACTCAGAACTCGGAGGTGACCTCAGGCGGCGATGGCGTGACCGCTACACCGAAGCAGTGCCCGTCGGGCACCAAAGCCGAGAACGGAACGTGCGTCCCGATCGCAGCGCCGTGTGAACCGCCCAGTCAGATCGTCGATGGCGTCTGCGTGACGCCACCGGTGTGCGAACCGCCGAACGAGCTCATCGATGGGGTATGCCAACCGCCGGTGATCGAGTGCCCGCCGCCGGGTGAGGTGGTGGACGGCGTGTGCCTGACGACGACGCCGCCGAGCTCCAGTACCACGAGCAGCCCACCGACCACCACGCCGCCGTCTCCGCAGGAGACAAACAATCAGACGAGTTCCGTTGTGCCACAGGAAATTTCTCAACCAACAACATCCGATCCCTCACCGGACAGTGTGCCATGA
- a CDS encoding ribonuclease E domain-containing protein — protein MPSSESPTATPSAEPTTTPANDATAPPEVTPDPVATDAQPVEPAAGEATDTAQGTTTDAADHEGTAVLPDDPMPTWQSETEPDTGVTTHTNRETGETETFDPATGETTAYDPATGTTTVTSTDSVSGVVTTVDDSGLRTSIDNSTGITTTYDPATNATTVSYTDAVTGVTTTTDPATGFRTTSDPATGETTTHDPRTGIDTTIDDDTGIRTTYDPNTGVTTTYDAATGAVTLSTTDAATGLVTTVDAVTGIRTTVDPATNETSTYDPSTGHTLTTTTDSETGTVTTVNDVTGEQTIAATDPETGIQTVVNLDTGVTVTTDPANDLVTTFDPATGETTAVAVEGLTAAGDASVTVGHVTTDSYYDPETGAAGVSMEGHLLHGRVEGEVGLGGVGTAYGAAEAVVGEVKAHAAWDPETGASASASAVSARVNAEAGIDTVLGGAGVAAEAEGPGASASASIGDTTGFSVGASVGEVGVGVATDIAGLDLEVGAEVGLKAELGVEFGDSTHIDLPLLSVDVPTPVVGVALGAAMDLVTDPVGTVTDAAQDVYAFGSDVVDVVGDAGGAVIDVGGAVGGVAEDAIGAVATVVEDAGGAAISVVEDVGGAIGGVLDDIF, from the coding sequence ATGCCGAGCAGCGAATCACCCACGGCGACCCCGAGCGCCGAGCCGACCACGACGCCCGCGAATGATGCGACGGCGCCACCGGAGGTCACACCTGACCCGGTGGCCACTGATGCCCAGCCCGTCGAGCCCGCCGCAGGCGAGGCAACCGATACCGCCCAGGGAACCACTACCGATGCCGCCGATCACGAGGGAACGGCAGTACTACCCGACGATCCGATGCCGACCTGGCAGTCGGAAACGGAACCCGACACCGGGGTCACCACCCACACCAACCGGGAAACCGGTGAGACCGAGACTTTCGATCCGGCGACGGGTGAGACAACCGCGTACGACCCGGCGACCGGCACCACGACCGTCACGTCCACTGATTCGGTGTCGGGCGTCGTCACCACTGTCGATGACTCGGGACTGCGTACGTCCATCGACAATTCGACGGGGATCACGACCACCTACGATCCAGCGACGAACGCCACGACGGTGTCGTACACCGACGCCGTCACAGGGGTCACCACCACCACCGATCCCGCCACGGGTTTCCGTACCACGAGTGATCCGGCGACCGGTGAGACAACCACTCATGACCCGCGGACGGGAATCGACACCACGATCGATGACGACACAGGCATCCGCACCACTTACGACCCGAACACCGGCGTGACGACGACTTACGACGCGGCCACGGGCGCTGTGACTCTGTCGACCACCGATGCCGCAACAGGACTCGTGACCACTGTCGATGCGGTGACCGGTATCCGCACCACGGTCGACCCCGCGACAAATGAGACCTCGACGTACGATCCGTCGACTGGGCACACGCTCACGACCACCACGGACTCGGAGACGGGCACGGTGACCACGGTCAACGACGTGACGGGCGAACAGACCATCGCCGCTACGGATCCCGAGACCGGAATTCAGACAGTGGTGAACCTCGACACCGGCGTCACGGTGACGACCGACCCCGCCAACGACCTCGTCACGACCTTCGACCCGGCAACGGGTGAAACGACAGCCGTCGCCGTCGAGGGCCTCACGGCGGCCGGCGACGCCAGCGTTACCGTCGGCCACGTGACCACGGATTCCTACTACGATCCGGAAACCGGGGCGGCCGGTGTCTCCATGGAGGGACACCTCCTGCATGGAAGGGTCGAAGGCGAAGTCGGTCTGGGTGGGGTCGGGACGGCTTACGGTGCCGCGGAAGCCGTTGTGGGCGAGGTAAAGGCACACGCCGCATGGGATCCGGAGACGGGCGCTTCCGCGTCAGCCTCAGCCGTCAGCGCGCGAGTCAACGCCGAGGCCGGCATCGATACGGTGCTGGGAGGTGCAGGGGTAGCTGCGGAGGCAGAGGGGCCGGGGGCCTCAGCGTCGGCGTCGATCGGCGACACGACCGGCTTCTCCGTCGGAGCCTCGGTGGGAGAGGTGGGTGTCGGAGTGGCGACCGACATCGCCGGCCTGGATCTCGAGGTGGGTGCGGAAGTAGGGCTCAAGGCCGAGCTGGGCGTCGAGTTCGGGGACAGTACCCACATCGACTTACCTTTGCTTTCGGTCGATGTGCCGACGCCCGTCGTCGGGGTCGCGCTCGGAGCTGCGATGGACCTCGTCACCGACCCGGTGGGGACCGTCACCGATGCCGCACAGGACGTCTATGCCTTCGGGAGCGACGTCGTCGACGTAGTCGGCGATGCGGGCGGCGCCGTGATCGACGTGGGCGGCGCAGTCGGGGGAGTGGCCGAGGATGCGATCGGCGCCGTAGCGACCGTCGTCGAGGATGCGGGCGGTGCAGCTATCAGTGTGGTCGAGGACGTCGGCGGCGCGATCGGCGGCGTCCTCGACGACATCTTCTGA
- a CDS encoding IniB N-terminal domain-containing protein: MTTIGRELSNFLSRLLGDEDAAQRYLLDPEAALADAGLSAVTASEIIAATEAFEESIRRTHGDENGERSPNRHPRVATTSPGSGDTIRNLLLHKYTSGNAYHNILSEGGLSDEFGPSDHERRASS, encoded by the coding sequence ATGACGACCATCGGTCGCGAGCTGAGCAATTTCCTCAGCCGGCTGCTCGGCGATGAGGACGCCGCGCAGCGCTACCTCCTCGACCCGGAGGCCGCGCTGGCTGATGCCGGGCTGTCAGCCGTGACGGCGTCCGAAATCATCGCGGCAACAGAAGCTTTCGAGGAGAGTATCCGCCGGACTCATGGCGACGAGAATGGCGAGCGATCACCGAATCGACACCCGCGGGTGGCAACCACATCACCAGGCAGCGGCGACACGATCCGAAACCTGTTGCTCCACAAGTACACCAGCGGCAACGCCTACCACAACATCCTGTCCGAAGGCGGCCTCAGCGATGAGTTCGGGCCTTCAGACCATGAGCGAAGGGCCAGTTCATGA
- a CDS encoding LuxR C-terminal-related transcriptional regulator codes for MTSSPIAAVPAVVAGAAPAYALYRTVAGRPHAAERVLVRGGGGTGKSALVAAIRHVLRSAQVATADSLRRFDPAGHSALLIDDAHLLPPSDLHRLTDLAYHEELTLVITVQPRYQYPELAALMKTFEAVGRTVDLSALDELGVAASARALFGAPVSAEFASTVSALTDGLSYLVEPCLRRANPRLHGDVAQRATAAVRDAVADKLLRLGRDVVRVIALSNFGADPDEVKLGEVLQLGDGQVCAIYDEATNCGLLHPGTDLARIVAAEVTGALGHPQVAALAERYYRARGEEKHLDPELAANLAECGVRDTHLCRALLAEAVRQVGGRPRLAERYYRAAIDAAPSDGDLLVERADAAFRIGRFDDALRLAEVALEDSTSTDVTTAARVAASTWCARGLLKRGADLYTWLGPQRVGEDGAIAAMLLVCAGDAKAATAMAESPGTRPPTADVSGHRLLAQALLTSLRQPGPATLNLFSRSLTVLDGSSTRVVTPDDVAAVTAIAALHVGDLRKARTVLRRALDSGSDSAPVSVRLRLLMAWTMMLEGHLEVAGCELAAVGGRDLPSRERFFVDALHVGLARRRADVGQLHIALAQARESIDDYSVDLLSLLPVGELWAGASRVGEAGLVRHLVDDAFALTDSLGGPPFWTCAMHWYGLTVAIRSDSPSDVTRHARALRAAAEQSEYAAALAAAGRAWVRALNAELDMAELTMAVTGLQSFGHGWDAANLASRAALRCADNRMSAELLHLARVAGQPAPGSDSTVVPAHVTADMHTLSDRQREVAALLVAGLTYKGVGERLFISPKTVEYHVAKIKRVMGTDSRSELISRLHALERNDR; via the coding sequence ATGACGTCGTCGCCCATCGCGGCCGTGCCCGCGGTCGTCGCGGGCGCCGCGCCCGCCTACGCGCTGTACCGCACCGTTGCCGGACGTCCGCATGCGGCCGAGCGCGTATTGGTTCGCGGCGGCGGCGGCACCGGGAAGAGCGCTTTGGTCGCGGCCATCCGGCACGTACTCCGCTCCGCACAGGTGGCGACCGCCGATTCACTGCGGCGGTTCGATCCTGCGGGCCACTCCGCACTGCTGATCGACGACGCTCACCTGCTCCCGCCGTCCGATCTGCACCGGCTGACCGACCTCGCTTATCACGAGGAACTCACCCTCGTGATCACCGTTCAACCGAGGTATCAATATCCCGAGCTTGCAGCGTTGATGAAGACCTTCGAGGCAGTCGGCCGCACAGTGGACCTCTCGGCCCTGGATGAACTCGGCGTGGCGGCCTCGGCGCGAGCACTTTTCGGCGCACCCGTATCCGCCGAGTTCGCGTCCACCGTCTCAGCACTCACCGACGGGCTGTCCTATCTCGTCGAGCCGTGCCTCCGCCGGGCCAATCCTCGGTTGCACGGCGACGTCGCCCAACGCGCCACCGCAGCCGTCCGAGATGCGGTCGCCGACAAGCTGCTTCGATTGGGTCGCGACGTCGTGCGCGTCATCGCGCTCAGCAACTTCGGCGCCGATCCGGACGAGGTGAAGCTCGGCGAAGTCCTGCAACTCGGTGACGGACAGGTGTGCGCCATCTACGACGAGGCCACCAACTGTGGTCTGCTGCACCCAGGTACCGACTTGGCGCGCATAGTTGCGGCCGAGGTCACCGGAGCGCTGGGTCACCCGCAGGTGGCGGCGCTGGCTGAGCGCTACTACCGCGCACGCGGCGAGGAGAAGCACCTGGACCCCGAGTTAGCCGCGAATCTCGCGGAGTGCGGTGTGCGCGACACCCACCTGTGCCGAGCACTACTGGCGGAGGCGGTACGGCAGGTCGGAGGTCGACCTCGTTTGGCGGAGCGCTACTACCGCGCGGCGATCGACGCCGCCCCGTCAGACGGCGACCTGCTCGTCGAACGGGCCGATGCCGCCTTCCGGATCGGCCGCTTCGACGATGCACTCCGATTGGCCGAGGTAGCCCTCGAGGACTCAACGTCCACCGATGTGACCACAGCCGCGCGGGTTGCGGCCAGTACCTGGTGCGCCCGGGGACTGCTCAAGCGAGGGGCGGATCTGTACACCTGGCTCGGTCCGCAACGGGTCGGCGAGGACGGTGCAATCGCCGCAATGCTTCTCGTCTGTGCCGGTGACGCGAAGGCGGCGACGGCGATGGCAGAGTCCCCTGGCACAAGGCCTCCGACCGCCGACGTCAGCGGCCACCGATTGCTCGCACAGGCACTACTGACGTCTTTGCGACAGCCCGGGCCGGCGACACTGAACTTGTTCAGCCGCTCTTTGACGGTGCTCGATGGGTCAAGCACTCGAGTGGTCACACCCGATGACGTCGCAGCAGTGACGGCGATCGCGGCGTTGCACGTCGGTGACCTCCGCAAGGCGCGTACGGTGCTTCGACGGGCTCTCGACAGCGGGTCGGACTCTGCGCCGGTCAGTGTACGGCTTCGCCTCTTGATGGCGTGGACGATGATGCTCGAGGGCCACCTGGAGGTGGCCGGTTGCGAGCTGGCCGCGGTCGGCGGACGGGACCTGCCTTCGCGCGAACGCTTCTTCGTTGATGCTCTCCATGTCGGCCTGGCACGCAGACGCGCTGATGTAGGGCAGCTACACATCGCGCTGGCCCAGGCACGGGAAAGTATCGACGACTACTCGGTGGACCTGCTGAGTCTGCTTCCGGTCGGCGAGTTGTGGGCGGGCGCTTCACGAGTGGGAGAGGCCGGCTTGGTACGGCACCTCGTCGACGACGCCTTTGCACTCACTGACAGCTTGGGCGGTCCACCGTTCTGGACGTGTGCGATGCATTGGTACGGACTGACGGTCGCCATCCGATCGGATTCACCGAGCGACGTGACCCGGCACGCCCGGGCACTGCGCGCGGCCGCCGAACAGAGTGAGTACGCTGCTGCGCTGGCGGCAGCGGGTCGGGCGTGGGTGCGGGCACTCAACGCTGAGCTGGACATGGCTGAACTTACTATGGCCGTCACCGGGCTTCAGTCCTTCGGGCACGGCTGGGATGCGGCCAACCTCGCTTCGCGAGCCGCCCTCCGGTGCGCCGACAATCGAATGTCGGCGGAGCTCCTCCATCTTGCGCGGGTCGCCGGACAACCGGCACCCGGCAGCGACTCGACCGTCGTCCCCGCACATGTCACCGCGGATATGCACACGTTGAGCGATCGTCAGCGGGAGGTCGCAGCTCTGCTTGTCGCGGGGCTGACGTACAAGGGAGTGGGTGAGCGCCTGTTCATCTCCCCGAAAACCGTCGAATACCACGTCGCGAAGATCAAGCGCGTGATGGGTACGGATTCACGCAGCGAGTTGATCTCGCGTCTGCACGCGCTCGAGCGGAACGACCGGTAG
- a CDS encoding dynamin family protein: MPAAPKPVSEAVSRHMTEARAALPAMMKHLCELAESARREDLIRSLEATKRRSAETAIRVSFVGLRRKGKSHLINSLITSDVCAVGEAGGTKVVTVIRHAEVPSARLLVEQPGEAEPRTLPLPLTELSSDLAASSYADGRTVIAADIGVKSSILAANLALTDTPGFGGRGQPHSVHVLNEVAASDAAVFVTDASQEFTQPELRFLRNVRELCPTTVIAMTKTDLYPDWRRIVDADESHLARSGLECRIIPLSSTLRGHAVRLGDKSLNSESGFPELMQFLRTGVLADASTRRIARVISDFDTIAQHLTLPLEAELNAMRDPEFRERMTSELKSRKELSDSRAKTASLWQQTLADGIADLTAEVDHDLKHRMRLIGKEAEVLINESDPDKKWPQLTDWVHEQVGNAVADNFVWAFESAQALAEKVATSFAEDGERLDLPALDAICGGVVIDPELTVGRLSASKASTLQKVLVAVRGGYSGSMMVGMGTQMAFGMASMNPIALGAGVLLGGQSYREDRNNRLTRRRAEAQANVRKYIDEISFHVGKLSRDRLRNVQRILRDHFRSIAEQEIASLQESVKAAHDAANLELGEREKKAAAAEKKLAVLKKCREQASRLRVAGVVPASR; the protein is encoded by the coding sequence GTGCCCGCCGCACCCAAACCGGTCAGCGAAGCGGTCAGTCGCCATATGACCGAGGCGCGTGCGGCACTCCCGGCGATGATGAAGCATCTGTGCGAGCTCGCCGAATCGGCCCGTCGGGAGGACCTCATTAGGAGCCTGGAAGCCACAAAACGCCGTTCGGCAGAGACGGCCATTCGCGTCTCATTCGTCGGCTTGCGTCGAAAAGGTAAGAGCCATCTGATCAATTCGTTGATCACTTCCGACGTGTGTGCGGTCGGTGAAGCCGGCGGCACCAAGGTGGTCACGGTCATACGGCATGCCGAGGTACCAAGCGCCCGACTGCTTGTCGAGCAGCCGGGTGAAGCAGAGCCGAGGACATTGCCCCTGCCCCTCACCGAATTGAGTTCCGACCTCGCCGCATCCAGCTATGCCGACGGCCGGACTGTCATCGCGGCTGACATCGGAGTGAAGAGTTCCATCCTCGCCGCGAACCTGGCGCTCACAGATACGCCGGGTTTCGGGGGACGCGGACAGCCGCACTCCGTCCATGTTCTCAACGAGGTCGCCGCATCCGATGCCGCAGTATTCGTCACCGACGCCAGTCAGGAGTTCACGCAGCCCGAGCTCCGCTTCCTGCGCAATGTGCGCGAACTCTGTCCGACCACCGTGATCGCGATGACGAAAACAGACCTCTACCCCGACTGGCGACGCATCGTCGATGCGGACGAGAGTCACCTGGCGCGAAGTGGACTGGAATGCAGGATCATTCCGCTGTCGTCCACCTTGAGGGGACACGCCGTTCGGCTCGGAGACAAGAGCTTGAACTCAGAGTCCGGCTTCCCGGAGCTGATGCAGTTCCTCCGAACCGGGGTGCTGGCGGACGCATCCACACGGCGGATCGCCCGGGTCATCTCGGATTTCGACACCATCGCCCAGCATCTGACACTGCCCTTGGAGGCCGAGCTCAACGCCATGCGCGATCCCGAGTTCCGTGAGCGCATGACGAGCGAACTCAAGTCGCGTAAGGAACTCTCCGATTCGAGAGCGAAGACCGCATCCTTGTGGCAGCAGACACTCGCCGACGGTATCGCCGACCTCACCGCCGAGGTGGACCACGACCTGAAGCACCGAATGCGCCTGATAGGCAAAGAAGCTGAAGTATTGATCAACGAATCGGATCCGGACAAGAAATGGCCGCAGCTCACCGATTGGGTGCACGAACAGGTGGGCAACGCCGTCGCGGACAACTTCGTATGGGCATTCGAGTCGGCCCAGGCCCTCGCGGAAAAAGTCGCCACCTCATTCGCCGAGGACGGTGAGCGCCTGGACCTCCCTGCGCTGGACGCGATCTGCGGCGGCGTAGTGATCGATCCCGAACTGACCGTGGGTCGGCTGAGCGCATCGAAGGCCTCCACCCTGCAGAAAGTCCTGGTGGCGGTTCGTGGTGGATACAGCGGCTCGATGATGGTGGGAATGGGCACCCAGATGGCTTTCGGCATGGCCAGCATGAACCCAATCGCGCTCGGCGCCGGAGTACTGCTCGGCGGCCAATCCTATCGAGAGGACCGCAACAACCGACTCACGCGCCGGCGCGCAGAGGCCCAGGCCAACGTCCGCAAGTACATCGATGAGATCTCCTTCCACGTCGGCAAGTTGTCGCGAGACCGGCTCCGTAACGTACAGCGCATCCTGCGTGATCATTTCCGATCGATCGCCGAGCAGGAGATTGCCTCGTTGCAAGAGTCGGTCAAGGCGGCGCACGATGCGGCGAATCTTGAACTCGGTGAACGGGAGAAGAAGGCCGCCGCCGCCGAGAAGAAACTTGCGGTACTCAAGAAGTGCCGCGAACAGGCCAGCCGGCTTCGAGTCGCCGGTGTCGTGCCGGCAAGCCGATGA
- a CDS encoding dynamin family protein, with amino-acid sequence MTTAAPIARLERVIADARQIYAGHRELVERLDACAVRLEQPLRIAVAGAIKAGKSTLLNALVGEDIAPTDATECTRVVTWFRHGAKPAVTATDGRGHATDIPVRRRGGGLTFDLGQLTARDVDRIDVEWPTARLVQTTLIDTPGTTSLSTEVSARTLDLLIPDEGNSAADAVIYLFRSLDESDLDFLRQISGNVAGGAGPLGVIGVVSRADELGVGRVDAMHSARQIAKQFTRELELTGLCQTAVPVAGLVAFTAKTLRQHEYNDLRELSAVAPDQLELALLSADRFVRTETLPTDCEARAQLIRRLGPFGIRIALTCLRAGAPDCQTLVDDLLYRSGVTELEHVIDVHFGQRADDLKAHNAARTLKDMFAAHPATAAAPLVKAVDELVANVHGFQELRLLAKLRSTPTTLRDVELTDIRRILGSYGTEPAQRLDIDAFAVTGVGMDHALGEVNRWRAKARHPMTDQFTAGACMVAARSAEHVLARLRDSAAVGRASGM; translated from the coding sequence ATGACAACGGCCGCGCCGATCGCCCGGCTGGAGCGGGTCATCGCCGACGCTCGGCAGATCTACGCCGGTCACCGCGAACTCGTCGAACGGCTGGATGCGTGCGCGGTTCGTCTCGAACAGCCGTTGCGCATCGCGGTCGCCGGGGCCATCAAGGCAGGCAAGTCGACGCTGCTCAATGCTCTCGTGGGCGAAGACATCGCCCCTACCGACGCGACAGAGTGCACTCGCGTGGTCACCTGGTTCCGCCACGGAGCCAAGCCGGCGGTCACCGCGACGGACGGACGCGGACACGCGACAGATATACCGGTTCGTAGGCGCGGCGGCGGGCTCACGTTCGACCTGGGACAACTGACCGCCCGCGACGTCGACCGTATCGACGTGGAGTGGCCGACCGCCCGGCTGGTGCAGACCACGCTGATCGACACTCCGGGCACCACGTCCCTCTCGACAGAGGTATCCGCCCGCACGCTGGATCTGCTGATCCCCGACGAAGGGAACTCCGCCGCCGACGCAGTGATCTACCTGTTCCGGTCTCTCGACGAGTCCGATCTCGACTTTCTGAGGCAGATCAGCGGGAATGTCGCCGGAGGAGCCGGACCCCTCGGCGTGATCGGAGTGGTTTCACGAGCAGACGAGCTCGGCGTCGGCCGCGTCGACGCCATGCACTCCGCACGTCAGATCGCCAAACAATTCACGCGCGAACTCGAGTTGACCGGCTTGTGTCAGACTGCGGTGCCGGTGGCCGGGTTGGTGGCCTTCACGGCGAAGACGTTGCGTCAGCACGAGTACAACGATCTCCGCGAGCTGTCGGCTGTCGCGCCCGACCAACTAGAACTGGCTCTGCTGTCCGCCGACCGCTTCGTCCGGACCGAGACGCTGCCCACCGACTGCGAGGCTCGCGCGCAGCTCATTCGTCGGCTCGGCCCGTTCGGTATCCGGATCGCGCTGACGTGCCTACGGGCCGGCGCCCCTGATTGCCAGACGCTCGTCGACGACCTCCTGTACCGCAGCGGGGTTACCGAACTGGAGCACGTCATCGATGTGCACTTCGGGCAGCGGGCCGACGATCTGAAGGCGCACAACGCGGCTCGGACTCTCAAAGACATGTTCGCCGCCCATCCAGCGACTGCGGCCGCCCCCTTGGTCAAGGCGGTTGATGAGCTCGTTGCGAATGTGCACGGCTTCCAGGAGTTGCGGCTGCTCGCCAAACTCCGGTCCACGCCTACGACACTTCGGGACGTGGAACTCACCGATATTCGGCGGATCCTGGGCAGCTATGGAACCGAGCCTGCCCAACGCCTCGACATCGATGCCTTCGCGGTGACGGGCGTCGGGATGGACCATGCCCTCGGCGAGGTCAACCGTTGGCGCGCCAAGGCGCGCCACCCCATGACCGATCAGTTCACGGCAGGCGCCTGCATGGTCGCCGCGCGCAGTGCCGAGCATGTCTTGGCCCGACTCCGGGACAGCGCAGCGGTCGGCCGCGCGTCAGGCATGTGA
- a CDS encoding CNNM domain-containing protein: MSSPWVVAAITVALIGMSAFFVAVEFALIAARRNRLEDAAATSAAARAALRSAGELSVLLAGAQLGITVCTLMLGAVTKPAVHHAITPLLGDLGAPTWAADAGGFVLALVIVTFLHLVVGEMAPKSWAIAHPERSATLLAMPMRAFMFVTRPLLRGLNQVANWCLRRVGVIPVDELADTQDPDALRQLVEHSATVGTLDERYHANLTSALELEALTVGQVARRSADHSYVRADATPAEIQRTAHATGHLRLLVRDGATTVGVVHVRDSLPGSGTARTLMRPVLTMAEETPVYEALRTMRETRSHLVVVDGAGGRGLLTLTDLLHRLLPGEAASHA, from the coding sequence ATGAGTAGCCCGTGGGTCGTCGCGGCGATCACCGTCGCGCTGATCGGCATGAGCGCGTTCTTCGTCGCCGTCGAGTTCGCGCTGATCGCCGCGCGGCGCAACCGGCTCGAGGACGCGGCCGCCACCAGCGCCGCGGCCAGGGCCGCACTGCGCAGCGCCGGCGAGCTCTCGGTGCTGCTGGCCGGTGCCCAGCTCGGCATCACGGTCTGCACGCTGATGCTCGGTGCCGTGACCAAACCCGCTGTGCACCATGCGATCACACCGCTGTTGGGCGACCTCGGCGCGCCGACGTGGGCCGCCGACGCGGGCGGCTTCGTCCTGGCGTTGGTGATCGTCACGTTCCTGCACCTCGTCGTCGGCGAGATGGCGCCGAAGTCGTGGGCCATCGCGCACCCCGAACGCTCGGCGACGCTGCTGGCGATGCCGATGCGCGCGTTCATGTTCGTCACCCGCCCGCTGTTGCGCGGCCTCAACCAGGTGGCCAACTGGTGTCTGCGCCGAGTCGGGGTCATCCCGGTGGACGAGTTGGCCGACACGCAGGATCCCGACGCGCTGCGGCAACTGGTCGAGCACTCGGCCACGGTCGGCACCCTCGACGAGCGCTACCACGCCAACCTCACCAGCGCACTGGAACTCGAGGCGCTGACCGTCGGGCAGGTGGCCCGTCGCAGTGCGGATCACAGCTACGTGCGGGCCGACGCCACACCGGCGGAGATCCAGCGGACCGCCCACGCCACCGGCCATCTGCGCCTGCTGGTGCGCGACGGCGCGACCACCGTGGGCGTCGTGCACGTCCGCGACAGCCTTCCGGGGTCCGGCACCGCGCGCACGCTCATGCGTCCGGTGCTCACGATGGCCGAGGAGACGCCGGTCTACGAAGCGCTGCGCACCATGCGGGAGACGCGCAGCCACCTCGTGGTGGTCGACGGCGCGGGAGGGCGAGGGTTGCTCACGCTGACCGATCTGCTGCACCGGTTGCTGCCCGGCGAGGCGGCCTCACATGCCTGA